The Archocentrus centrarchus isolate MPI-CPG fArcCen1 chromosome 5, fArcCen1, whole genome shotgun sequence genome contains the following window.
TTGATCTTTTAAATTAATTCTCCAGTTTATAAATATTAAAGAACAATAACTGAAATGCATTATGGAAATTCATAATGGTCCCTTTTTATCGTTAAATGATACTAAAATCTGCTcattgcctttttttcttttttttttaaattgacaatCAGCCTCCCAGTTTTTtggaacatccatccatccattttcttccacttatccggggcttgtatttgcgatctcattcttttggtgactacccaaagctcatgaccatagatgagggtagggacggtaaatcgacagctttgctttcatacacagctccctctttaccacgtcagaccggtgcagcgtccgcatcactgcagatgcagccccagtctgtctgtcaatctcccgttcccttctcccgtcatttgtgaacaagaccccgagatacttgaactcctccacctggggcagcgaCTCATCCCTGAAGGCcaaagtgggcactccacccttttccggttGAGGACCAGggtctcagacttagaggtgctaattctcatgccagccgttTCACGCTTGGCTGTGAACTGTTTCGCTGCAAGCTGGagaccaccacctgatgaagccaacaggaccgcatcatccgcaaagagcagagatgagtttctgatgccaccaaggtggaagccttctgccacttggctatgcctagaaattctgtccataaaaattatgaacaaaattggtgacaaagggcagccctggcgaggTCCAACatccacaggaaacgagtccaacttattgccggcaatacggcaatgacagtgagacctggaggggtgtggaaggaacagcctacctgagctgaactggattatgttttgttattggacttctgtgcaaactacaatttgtccataatgaacaccaatttcaaacataaggatgtccataagcgCATGTGGTACCAgaacaccctaggttgcaggtcagtgtttgattttgtaattgtatcatcagatctgtggctgtaTGTTCGGTGCACTCGAGTGAAGattggagctgagctgtcagatGATCACCaccttacagagaggaggtcttgaagttgacagcctggtgttcagagaacaacctggtattgaacaccatgaaaaccaaagagatcatcatcgacttcaggaagcacaggactgacccagctcccctctacatcaacggcgagcgtgtggagagggtccacaccttcaggtttcttggtgtcctcatctctgctgatctctcttggtcagataacatcacagctgttatcaagaaggctcagcagcgacttcacttcctgagggtcctcaggaagaacaacttggactcaaacctgctgctgaccttctaccgctcatccattgagagcctgctgacgtactgtatcacagtatggtacggcagctgcactgaggcagacagggtcaggcttcagagggtagtcaagacagcacaaagaatcgttggctgccctctcccctccctgatggacatctacacctcccgctgcatcagcagagccaggaacatcatcaaggacagctcacaccctggctttgacctgtttgacctgctgccctctggcaggcgctacaggtgcatcaaagccagaacaaacagactcaagaacagtttcttcgccagagcaatcaccactctgaactcacacactcacccactgtaactgtgcaatattatattattcatactgaacaatatctgacattcctatattgtgtaatatccagtattcattcactagtgcaatattcattcaccaagtgcaatattcatcatcttcattattatatgtatacacatatttacttttcttacaatgtacagatgcaccaatgtatgtatatatttttatacattctattttttgtatattttacaaattgtttatttctgtatatctcttgattatattgatcatactagattataatattttttataatatttttattttagagagtttgattttctgttacatggcactgaacaggagtggccctccaatctcattgtacatcctgtataatgacaataaaggcattctattctattctattctattctacctggtggtgagttggatcagatggcaggggaggatgctgCACCTCAACTCCtgcctctggcagaactttgacagtaTTCTGAGGAAGGCCGAGGACCATGGCAAGGTGGTAAATTGTTAGGACAGTCTGATAggaatgaattacaatagtccaacctagaagtaataaatgcttgaattagcttttcagcatcactttgagacaggatgtttctaatattaaaaatactgcataaatgcaaaaaagcagtcctacatatttgcttaatatgtgcattgaaggacatatcctggtcaaatatgactccaagattcctcacagtgttactggagccCAAGGtaaatgccatccagagtaagtatctgattagacaccatgtttctaaggctTGTAGGGatgagtacaataacctcagttttatctgaatttagaagcaaggaaattagaggtcatccaggccttaatatctttaagacattccagcaatttaactaattggtgtgtcatctggctttttGGATAGATAAAgttgagtatcatctgcataacaatgaaaatgtatgctatgccttctaataatactgcctaagggaagcatgtacaatataatgtatattatataaaatataatacaatgtacaatattcttatttatatgtgtgtgcatatatatggttgcaggtacaaaatacatttcactgtgcattgtactgtgtataactgtgcatgtgacaaataaacactatcttaatcttaatctataAATAGatttggtcccagcacagaaccctgtggaactccataaacAACcctagtgtgtgaagaagtctCCCCCACTGACATGAACAacttggagtctattagatacaaatgatttaaaccactgcagcacagtacctttaatacctatggcacaccctaatctctgtaataaaatatcatggtcaacagtatcaaatgcTACACTGAGGTTtggcaggacaagcacagagatgagtccactgtcagaggccacaagaagatcatttgtaaccttcactaatgctgtttctgtactgtgatgaattctgaatcctgactgaaactcttcaaacaaaCTGTTCCTCTGAAGACAAttagttagctgttttacaactattctttcaagaatttttgacagaaaaggaagagtctaaataaatatgagTAGTATTAATAATAGCTGTATAGTATATTTATACGTATTTGTACAACAACAGGATGGCCCCAGAAGTCCTATGTCTGTGACTTCTTATTTTATTACTTCATGAGAGCTTAGTAGGCTTGAGTTCGGTGATTAATTCAACTCAGCTACCTTCTCTTTTTGTTTCCCTTCCCAATAACAGACAGAAATTTACTTGCTGGCCTTTCCCTCTTACTAATTTCCACCGAATCTGGAGTCTCTACGGGGTTAAATAATGATGTAATTATGGAAAATGAGCACTAGTGGGTGGGGTGAcaggataggttccagcccccaGCAactctgaactggataagcggaagatgGATGGACGGGTGGGGTGACATTCTTCTACAGCAGGAAAAAGCTTGTAAATTCTCCTTTTAAGAGACTCGAGTACTTATCTTTTGATTCATATCTTCTGAACTTTGAGTTTAATTTGCTTGGCTTGTTTATTGTCGGTGTTGTTAGAAAGCAGCTACCCAAACACACTTGTGAGCTTCCTACACCCGTTATACTGATTAAATGTAATGCCACAAGTTGCAGTAGTGTTATATCTTCTTAGGAAacagcagagaggagcagatgctgtgaaaaattaagagggagagacagaaaggaggaggagtcaGTTCCCTCATTACGTCATTTATTGTGTGTTAGGAACAGATTTATTGCCCACTGGAGACTAACTGCTAGGTTGTATATatatgagagtgtgtgtgttgggctCAACCCgctggagaaaaagaaagcgAGCTGAAAGAAAGGAGAATTTATTCCAGGACATCTTCAGCTACTCAACAATCATGTCTCAAGTAAgagcagtgtttgtgttttcaaagcAAGACATATTTCCTCACATTGCTGAACATAATTGGTGCAGACATGGGGATTGTCAGAAAATGCTTTGTGTTGTACTTTTCCTTTACTGCCCTTCAGCCTAGTCAGGAAGATGAGCAAATGCAGCGTCCAGAAGTGACAGAAGAAGACCTGACCGAAGCAAGGAACAAACTGGGTGCTGCTGGGCCTCCGAAGAGCAAGACAATGGAAGTAATGGAGGAGTGCGGTAaggacatgcacacacgcacagcaAAATGATTTGACACTAAACTGGTAGATGATAGTGAAAGAAACTACTCTGCTTCTGTATTTGGTTAAGACCGTGAGTTAATGTGAGGGGCGTTTCTCATGTTGCTTAAGTTTCCACTCcataaaaagagaagaaaaaggaaagggtCGTAATGATGGGAGATTCCTGTCAGTGCTCCCTCTGGCACTGCAGGACACACTGTGTATTTAGAAAGCAAATATTTATGTCTTACATAATCCATTTTACTGCTGCATTTACAGTGAGATCCCTGTTTCCTGTACTTCACAGAGAAAGTGGGGAAAGTTGCTCCATCTGTGTTCAGCAGAGCGAGGTCGGGAGGAGAGACTGTTTTCAACACTCGCTCagctcagccaatcaggaaaTAGATGAAAACTTCCTGACCGTGGCTGAACCTGTTCCAGGTTAATGCGTTTGGATCAGTCGTTTCCCCATTCAGTCCAAGAAAAAGCTTGCTTAAAGCCTACTTTTGTTAAGAGCATAATTTAACTTTAGATTTATTGATAAGAAGCTTTCTTAAAATTCAAGGTCTAGATGAATTCAGGTTCAGTGTTTAAAACAGATACATTAAGAAGGTTCTGAGATATAAAACAGCCTATGCAGTATTTTAACTGATACTTCAAAAAGAGCtttatataataattataataaaaatataaagacacaAACTTATTCACCACTGTCGCAATTAAACtgaatgtaaaaacaaacaaacaaaaaacccactttgtaacaaataaaaataatttcttgaAACTATGCAAATTCTGTCTCGTCTTGCCTGTTCATTGTGAAAATGCCAATGCCCGTAAAAGGTAATGAAACAATCAGAAATATAAGAAAACTGAGAcaatttgtatttttctttttatttcaaaatttccCATCAATAAATGGAACAGATAAAAATTtgaacaaaactactgcagaaaATGAGGCAGGGAAACTAGAATGATAAATGAGAACAGAAGCATAGAACTAGAATGGAAAAATACAGTGAATCAGTGGGCTGGTATGtatgccccccccaaaaaaaacaaaacaaaacaaaaaacaaaacaacaacaaaaaaaccccaaaacaaacaaacacacaaaaagaaccCATCAACTTATTTCATGAACTTGTGATCCTGATCTTGGAGGATTTTCGCTGAAGACTTGGCATCGTAGAACAGCTCATTGATCTCCTCTACCTGCTCCCTCTCCACGGTCTCTTTTCCCTGAACACGGCCCAACAGACTGGCCGGCGTCAGCAGCTGTACGGAGTATCtgagagaaacaggaaacactctttttttatatatatatataaaaacactaAGAGGAAATTTCTGGAGGTGCAAATCCTAAAATTGCTTTACATCAGTATACGCTGGACGTTTTTACATTTGCCCCCCCAGTGTTGCTTAAGCATAATGAAAATTTGGAGCTATTACAGGGTTTATACGGGAATCATAGAGTTCAATTtgctaccttttactacctatttttactacctctaaaatatttttactaccagcacaaaatcgagcagcagccttttttggggtagcggtggattcacagcactaagccatgtaagatgataGCCTAtcacaaagacaaaagacaaaactttatcccacttacttgaaggtgtaactgtgactttgtcttgactaagacctcatacacatttttaattcaaacacatttcaagatGACTtaggaaatttgtttttttaagactataaacaaaatgcaatgaaattcaagtttcacaagccgatgatttattttccaatagaaCATTAGAATACTGGTTTTCTGCTGAGATGTGATGGCAATACTTGTGCAGTTGCTTTGTGTAgcactaaaaaaaatgtgtagcaTGCGAATCAGCTGCTGGTGAATGGTGGATGTTTGGCGTGATTTGATCGCCGTCACACGTCCaggtcaaattttttttttttctgcacactttacaaaatgcCTCTCcatcattccccatgaccggcttaacctctggggtccggggtatatttggccatttttgtttttagctctatagttgaccttagaaactgtttaccttgccttgtttggtatctttttttttttttcagcaccactTCATGTGTATaactgtatagttattctttcactttgacatactgtattaacacactgGACTTTAAATCACATAAAATCCaagtagaaaaaagttagatttttttttactgtaaaattaacaaacatgcttaacgaatttaaaatgcaaatataagttgtaaattttcaaaacttgtgtaaaaatatagtaaataataaagtgatatacaactattcacattaaaatgcagtaaaggcctcaggtgtttttctgtacaactatttgcagagcaatcaggactcacattaagatgcttgacaaattatttatgccacctcaaaaaacagtttctgtcctccacaagactgaggggcccataacaggcaaaacttgccagtaaagttgtctcttttaccacttttttcACCTGTTCGTCAGCAGCCAAATGCacgcatttttccaccaataggaaaggagttgtctggaattttttattttttttattagcaagcacttcctgttagtgaAACTCACGTTTTCGCCGTTTATTTCTGCAGAAAACGCGCATCAAAGGTGAGGACAAGATACAGGAAAACGCATGGcataaattattgggcatagctctggttttacttggcctttttgatgtaatttaaaaactggtacgtagttcgaagtctgcactttcgattcatgGCAGAAGCCATCATCATGCTACGTCATCTCAAATCGGCGACTCATTTTGACGCGCAGGCGCGTCCGTGGACTCATCGAACCGAAGTTGTGAAAACTTAAATTTTCCCATGAAGAGGCACAAGATGATTCGCTAGTCCCAACAACACCGTGCATGCGCACAGCAAATCGGGCAGCGGAACCAATCGAGTCTATCAACGTCAACTCAGGTCCTGCGGAGTAGTCATATTTTTATACAGATTTTATAGTTAcacgaacttaaaacaaaacgTCTGCATCAatagaaaagtcaaaatatattgaagggtgatgaaaaattttaCTAACAAGTCAAGTTCTGTTTGTTACCGTTGACtacattttaatagccttaatttgagctcatttaatttactaccttttactaccccaCGGAAACCGTGCATTACAATCCCTTCAAACACTGTTTTCCCTCCTTTATGTTTGGCACCATTTATGGCTTAATATTCTGGCACCCATGGGGCTtgtcaaaaatttaaaaaaaaatacacaatctTTTACTTTGTTGAGCAAAACCCACCTCTTACTGAGCTGAGGAATTTCATCGCTCTTGCACTTAAAATTCCCTAATCTGTTCAACCTGTACTTTACTACctcataaatgtttttcttttattcataaATGCTTCTTTGTGCCTGTTGAAGACTTAAAATGCTTAAACCAAACACTGTGGATACTCGGTGTAAGGCcgctcatttttttcttccccccacCATTTTTGATAAGACACCAAGCTCTATGGCCGTACCTGAGGGTGGTCTTGGTGCCAATCTCTGCCAGGTGTGTAAGAGCTTCCTCACTGATGCTGATTCCCTCAGTCTGAGCTCGAATCTTGATGATCTACAAACCACAGCCTCGTTAGTGACGCATGCGCAGAACGCTACACGTTGGACATCACAGATTCTGATATTTAGGTCTTCAGACTTACCTGCTTCATCTCCTGTGGTGTGTACAACATGGTACGAATTATCATGACTCTGTCCAGCAAGTCCAGAGGAATGCCGTGTGGAGAACTGATGTCCTCTGTCCCCCTGATAAACAGTAAACTGTTAAACCCTGAAACCGTTTTGTTTAGCTttcaaaaaaatacatttctgtccATGAAACACAGCTCACCTGATTAAACAGTTGCCCCTGTTAGAGGCGAACACAACAATGGGGGCGATGCTGCTTTCCAGTGCTCGATGGAGGTATGTAAAACATTCGATGTCCAGCATGTGGACCTCATCGACGAACAGCACACCGGGTACGAGCTCAGCTATACCTTGGTCTATATAGCGGTTCACCACCTTGTTGATCTCGGCACGCAACTTATCTGCATTGAGAAAGTGGCAGTGTTTCAAGAACTGAGTTCAGTTGGAGAAATTTATTCTGAGCTTGCTGTTAGACTTTCTCTACCTGTGATTTCCGTCTTTTTGGGCTTCATCAGTTGTCCCATCATGGAAAGAATATCCTGGCCTCCCTAAAAGGAAATGATGAGCCGTTATTAAAAAGTGGCAATATAAAATCAGCTTTAGGATGTATACAGATGCCTTTATTCTTAGCTGATGCTACTGTAATTTCACAATTATGTACCTGGGGGCGAGCATTGGCAACATCCAGGTCATGGAGTGTCACATCTTGGACTATctccttctttttgtggacgtcGCCTTTGGGCAGTGGAACATACTCCTCTGCCTCCAGGTCAAACTCTGTTGCAAAGGTGTCACAGCGACCTTGTCTCTGCAAAGACACAGTAATAAGAAAGATTAATGCCTCACATTGCTGCAGTCAACAATGAAGGGAAAGAGACCACATGGTAGGAGGGAGAGCAGATGTATGACTAAACCCAGTGCCAGCCCATTGCAGGAATGAGGGCATGTGGCCGAAGGATGAAAGAGCTTCAAAAGGCAAGTCATGAGGTGGCTGTCAACAGCAACAAATGTGTGGCCCAGCCCTCCTCCTTTGCCCTCTGACTAGAGTGAACCTGTGCCTCTGGCCCACCTGCACTGATTAAAAGAACCGCCattgcagcctttcaacacagGCCACAAGCCCCACTGTTGGAAAAGAGGAATTGTGGGAGATGGAGAGATAAAGGGAACATGAAGAGCTGCAGGAATGAGAGAGGCTCATTCCAGAGTACAGCACGAATGCAGCAGGGTGGAGAGAGATGAAAGCATGCAACCATGAAGGGTTAAAGAGGACAAGTAAGATGGAAAAATCCTCAACTTTGACCTGACTAAGAAGTTTTTGTTAACATTATTCATTTGTAAACTACAGACAGTCTGATTAATAAAAATTAGTATAGACAATTTACTCTATAGACGATTTCTCTAACTAAAATGTGCTGCAAATGTAACACACAAAAGTGAAATGGTTTACCTTCACAGCTCCACTGTTAGCTTCAATGTAGATGACGTCTCCCACTTCCACACGCTCTTTCTGAAGACTCTCGTAAATACTGGGATCCAGCTAATGAAACACAACAGTGC
Protein-coding sequences here:
- the mustn1a gene encoding musculoskeletal embryonic nuclear protein 1a — translated: MRVCVLGSTRWRKRKRAERKENLFQDIFSYSTIMSQPSQEDEQMQRPEVTEEDLTEARNKLGAAGPPKSKTMEVMEECEKVGKVAPSVFSRARSGGETVFNTRSAQPIRK
- the ruvbl1 gene encoding ruvB-like 1, with product MKIEEVKSTTKTQRIASHSHVKGLGLDEAGNAKQTACGLVGQETAREACGIIVELIRSKKMAGRAVLLAGPPGTGKTALALAMAQELGNKVPFCPMVGSEVYSSEIKKTEVLMENFRRAIGLRIKETKEVYEGEVTELTPCETENPMGGYGKTISHVIIGLKTAKGTKQLKLDPSIYESLQKERVEVGDVIYIEANSGAVKRQGRCDTFATEFDLEAEEYVPLPKGDVHKKKEIVQDVTLHDLDVANARPQGGQDILSMMGQLMKPKKTEITDKLRAEINKVVNRYIDQGIAELVPGVLFVDEVHMLDIECFTYLHRALESSIAPIVVFASNRGNCLIRGTEDISSPHGIPLDLLDRVMIIRTMLYTPQEMKQIIKIRAQTEGISISEEALTHLAEIGTKTTLRYSVQLLTPASLLGRVQGKETVEREQVEEINELFYDAKSSAKILQDQDHKFMK